TTGCGAGGGGAAGCCGCGGGCACGAATTACTCCCCCAGCTCCTTGAGGCGCCTGGTGATGTTGTCCCAGATTTCCGGCCGGGTGCGGTCGTACCCGGCGGCGCGGTAGGCGTCGCGGGCGCGGCGCAAAAGCGCGGTTCCTTCGGCGCGCTTGCCCTCGGCGAGCAGGGCCTCGCCGAGGTCCTCGCACGCCTGTCCGATGGCTTCGCGGTTGTCAAGGCGTTCGGCCCAGGCGAGCACCGGGCGCAGCCACTGCTGCGCCTCCCGGTAGTCTCCCAGGTGGCGGTAGGTCATGCCGACGTGGTAGTCGGCGAAGAGTTTGGCGGTCTCATCGGAGAAGCGCCAGTGGTAGTCGCGGGCTTTGAGATAGCAGGCCAGGGCGCTGTCGAACTGCCCGTTGTCCCAGTAGGTGCCGCCGAGGTTGTTCCACAGGGGGCCGAGCCAGCGCTCTTCATCGGCCGCCTCGGCGGCGGCGATCCCCCGCCGGTTCCAGGCGATCTGGTCCTCGGGCGACGCGGCGACGATCGCGACCATGTGGGCGGCGTCCACGGCCCGGCCGAACAGGGC
This genomic stretch from Candidatus Zixiibacteriota bacterium harbors:
- a CDS encoding tetratricopeptide repeat protein, with the protein product MKHLAALTVLFLAASAAAVEIKPQGVPVTSGDDITADSLLRQGDAEFQARDYAAALRTYLSAVDQARREFNRSVETEALAQTARMCLVQDRKEEGRPYLEQAAAIAVDSDPMGWSRYLGVRGRYQWQDSELAAARETFELMFDYCSVNALFGRAVDAAHMVAIVAASPEDQIAWNRRGIAAAEAADEERWLGPLWNNLGGTYWDNGQFDSALACYLKARDYHWRFSDETAKLFADYHVGMTYRHLGDYREAQQWLRPVLAWAERLDNREAIGQACEDLGEALLAEGKRAEGTALLRRARDAYRAAGYDRTRPEIWDNITRRLKELGE